A part of Marinomonas rhizomae genomic DNA contains:
- a CDS encoding LexA family protein → MKTLGLRIREKRNEQNITQLQLSKLVGVSHVTVSQWESDTTAPKGENLYKLAQTLKTQANWLISGVDSVHESNVIAPPIQQKMKKLPVISHVQAGAWTEAIDYQALGDEIQWEEAPSSVEENAFWLKVIGDSMTAQSGISVPEGSLILVNPNIPAENGSLVVAKLDGTDEVTFKKLVIDAGQKYLKPLNQSYNPLAINGNCRIVGVVTESKYKF, encoded by the coding sequence ATGAAGACCTTAGGATTACGAATTCGCGAAAAGCGTAATGAGCAAAACATCACTCAATTGCAGCTATCAAAATTAGTTGGGGTTTCTCACGTCACGGTTTCTCAATGGGAAAGCGACACAACAGCACCGAAGGGGGAAAATTTATATAAGCTGGCCCAGACACTAAAAACACAAGCCAACTGGTTGATATCAGGGGTTGACTCAGTGCATGAAAGCAACGTCATCGCTCCGCCTATTCAGCAAAAAATGAAAAAGCTACCTGTTATAAGCCATGTACAAGCTGGCGCTTGGACAGAAGCTATAGATTACCAAGCACTCGGTGATGAAATTCAATGGGAAGAAGCCCCATCTTCAGTAGAAGAAAATGCTTTTTGGCTTAAAGTCATTGGTGATAGCATGACTGCTCAGAGTGGCATTAGTGTTCCTGAAGGGAGTTTGATACTAGTAAACCCCAACATACCTGCAGAGAATGGAAGTTTAGTCGTAGCTAAGCTCGATGGTACCGATGAAGTCACCTTCAAAAAACTAGTGATTGATGCTGGCCAAAAATATCTAAAGCCACTAAATCAAAGCTATAACCCCCTTGCGATCAATGGCAATTGTAGAATCGTAGGTGTAGTGACCGAGTCAAAATATAAATTTTAA
- a CDS encoding Cro/CI family transcriptional regulator produces the protein MLKQRLIDHFGSGTKLAEFLKISQSSVSQWGDVIPEKQALRIEKLTNGALKYDPALYTKPA, from the coding sequence ATGCTCAAACAACGATTGATTGATCACTTTGGTAGCGGGACGAAACTTGCTGAGTTTTTAAAAATTTCACAAAGCTCTGTCTCCCAATGGGGCGATGTGATCCCCGAGAAACAAGCCCTCCGAATCGAAAAGCTGACCAATGGCGCATTGAAGTACGACCCAGCGCTTTATACCAAACCAGCTTAG
- a CDS encoding phage regulatory CII family protein codes for MDHSDHIDQAIYDTVHNSDLSAKQIAPLLGTGHQVLLNKANPQSETHKMTLREAVAIQLVTGNHAIYRAMGMELSIKAKQAAPLGILESVLKAGKEHGDVLTVIHKSMEDGRLSMREQEQCQREITEAIEALMDLREAVLEHSKKQIKG; via the coding sequence ATGGATCACAGCGATCACATTGACCAAGCCATTTACGACACGGTGCATAACTCGGATCTTTCCGCGAAGCAAATTGCGCCTTTACTTGGGACTGGTCATCAAGTCTTGCTCAACAAGGCAAACCCCCAGTCTGAAACGCACAAAATGACTTTGCGTGAAGCCGTGGCAATCCAGTTGGTAACTGGCAATCATGCCATCTATCGGGCTATGGGCATGGAGCTAAGCATTAAGGCGAAGCAAGCCGCGCCACTGGGTATTTTGGAATCGGTGTTGAAGGCCGGTAAAGAGCATGGCGATGTATTGACGGTGATTCATAAATCCATGGAAGACGGCAGGTTATCCATGCGTGAGCAAGAGCAATGCCAGCGCGAAATCACAGAAGCCATCGAAGCGCTGATGGATCTTCGTGAAGCCGTGCTTGAACACAGCAAGAAACAGATTAAGGGGTGA
- a CDS encoding DNA cytosine methyltransferase produces MTTETITHFHFCCGLGAGAKGFNQANPKVGNLEGKFECLGGIDVEPSAIRDFKTLTGVDGTLMDLFTRDQYTRFHGKEPCKDWKEATPADIRKAAKNQTPNVVFISSPCKGASGLLSQQKSVTPKYQALNELTLRCVWLMIEAWKDDPVDLIVFENVPRLATRGRHLLDQINQLLSFAGYAVSETTHDCGDIGGLAQSRKRFLLVARHIEKVPPFLYQPTYKGLRSVGSVLDRMPLPGDKHGGAMHRVPRLQWKTWVRLAFVEAGKDWRSLERLAMEDGHLRDYVIMPEHRNGYMGVNDWNESMGTVAGKSKPTNGNFSVADPRGNGFASKYAVTHFDRSSGTVIAGSTTGQGAFAVADPRPGMKRQKGDSYYGGGHYGVIPWDSSCGAVSAAASHDNGRWSVADPRLPKATEKCLAVIRSLDGTWHRPFTTLELAALQSLIEPEEYLELDGLNDEAWRERIGNAVPPSAAKAIAEVMGTTILLARSGETFLLSNAPVWVKPMAIALSIGDIQ; encoded by the coding sequence ATGACGACTGAAACGATAACGCACTTTCATTTTTGCTGTGGCCTTGGTGCCGGTGCAAAAGGATTTAACCAAGCGAACCCAAAGGTTGGTAATTTAGAAGGTAAGTTTGAATGCCTGGGTGGCATTGATGTTGAGCCTTCGGCTATTCGAGACTTCAAAACATTAACAGGTGTGGATGGTACTTTGATGGATTTGTTTACTCGTGATCAGTACACCCGTTTTCATGGCAAAGAACCTTGTAAAGACTGGAAAGAAGCCACGCCTGCCGACATTCGAAAGGCTGCAAAGAACCAAACGCCAAATGTGGTGTTTATTAGCTCTCCGTGTAAAGGAGCAAGTGGCTTGCTGTCTCAGCAAAAGTCGGTAACGCCTAAGTATCAGGCTCTTAATGAACTGACGCTTCGTTGTGTGTGGCTAATGATTGAAGCATGGAAAGATGACCCTGTTGATCTGATTGTTTTTGAAAACGTGCCGCGTTTGGCGACTCGTGGCCGTCACTTGTTAGATCAAATCAATCAGCTGCTTTCTTTTGCAGGCTATGCCGTTTCTGAAACAACCCATGATTGTGGTGATATTGGTGGTTTGGCTCAAAGCCGTAAGCGTTTTTTATTGGTCGCTCGTCATATTGAAAAAGTACCGCCTTTTTTATACCAACCAACCTATAAAGGCTTAAGAAGTGTGGGTTCTGTTCTGGATCGCATGCCATTGCCAGGAGACAAGCACGGTGGCGCGATGCATCGAGTCCCGCGTCTTCAATGGAAAACATGGGTAAGACTAGCGTTTGTTGAAGCTGGCAAAGATTGGCGAAGCCTTGAGCGCCTAGCAATGGAAGACGGTCACTTGCGTGATTACGTAATCATGCCAGAACACCGAAATGGCTATATGGGTGTAAATGACTGGAATGAATCCATGGGCACCGTTGCTGGAAAGAGCAAACCGACCAACGGGAATTTTTCGGTTGCTGATCCTCGTGGCAATGGCTTCGCGAGTAAATATGCCGTAACGCATTTTGATCGATCTTCAGGAACTGTTATTGCGGGAAGTACAACGGGACAGGGTGCTTTTGCGGTGGCTGATCCTCGCCCTGGTATGAAGCGTCAGAAAGGAGACAGTTATTACGGCGGTGGTCATTATGGTGTCATTCCTTGGGATAGTTCATGCGGCGCGGTTTCGGCGGCTGCCTCTCATGATAATGGCCGCTGGTCTGTTGCCGACCCTCGCTTACCTAAAGCGACTGAAAAATGCCTTGCTGTCATTCGCTCTTTAGACGGTACATGGCACCGACCTTTTACCACTCTAGAGCTTGCCGCTCTTCAATCACTTATTGAGCCAGAAGAGTACCTAGAACTTGATGGATTGAATGATGAAGCATGGCGTGAACGTATTGGAAATGCGGTTCCTCCCTCGGCAGCAAAAGCGATTGCCGAAGTCATGGGTACCACCATTTTATTGGCTAGATCAGGCGAGACCTTTTTGCTTTCCAATGCACCTGTTTGGGTTAAACCAATGGCGATAGCGTTGAGTATTGGAGACATCCAATGA
- a CDS encoding helix-turn-helix domain-containing protein, translating to MSMELMVKAMKTKVGNPLRKLVLLKLADNANDQGECWPSYQYIADQCEISKRTAMNHIDTLIEAGYLSKKVRKGVKGNSSNVYVLNFDAKPANNGGANPAPPSAGDSLGSANAAPPSANAAPGGSANAAPGISHSLESVNESVNESLVESPKPKKTKRASGVPDEFLVDQRMLDWLAQNQITNDWRIETNKFLDYHRAKGSKMLDWIAAWRLWMRNSMKFAAQRPTPPAVAKQQVSDSLTDIHDTDW from the coding sequence ATGAGTATGGAATTGATGGTCAAGGCTATGAAAACGAAGGTGGGTAATCCTCTTCGTAAATTGGTCTTGTTGAAACTTGCAGATAACGCGAATGATCAAGGCGAGTGCTGGCCAAGCTATCAGTACATTGCGGATCAGTGTGAAATAAGCAAACGCACGGCGATGAATCACATTGATACGTTGATAGAAGCGGGCTATCTCTCGAAGAAAGTGCGTAAGGGCGTGAAAGGCAATTCGTCTAACGTCTATGTGCTGAATTTCGACGCAAAGCCAGCAAACAATGGGGGTGCAAATCCTGCACCCCCTAGTGCAGGAGATTCACTAGGTAGTGCAAATGCTGCACCCCCTAGTGCAAATGCTGCACCAGGGGGTAGTGCAAATGCTGCACCCGGAATCAGTCACTCTCTTGAATCAGTCAATGAATCAGTCAATGAATCTTTGGTCGAATCTCCCAAACCCAAAAAAACAAAACGTGCTTCTGGCGTTCCCGATGAGTTCTTGGTCGATCAGCGAATGCTCGATTGGCTGGCGCAGAATCAAATCACGAACGATTGGCGGATCGAGACGAATAAGTTTTTAGATTATCACCGAGCGAAGGGCTCGAAGATGCTTGATTGGATCGCGGCTTGGAGGTTGTGGATGCGAAATTCCATGAAGTTTGCCGCACAGCGACCGACGCCGCCAGCCGTGGCCAAGCAGCAAGTTAGCGACAGCTTGACAGACATTCACGACACAGATTGGTAG
- a CDS encoding tyrosine-type recombinase/integrase encodes MTKGTTKITDTTIKAALKTDKRYLYDSRRVEFHINAARTGGTFYDVVYKGKKRQRTKLAKWPAVTAKTLFAELPAIRANALADREASLTVSAFQTGGEVLIWYMQHIDADKTYSADYVSTSSSYIGNHLLSQLDKVRLNDIDKPLLYKQLYMPMQSDYALSTIKGVLGTLKTAFTRAHELGLIASNPTKNITLSSFTTSQPDSQPGRLKPHDLPALLAVIHKQPKQRRVFFMTQLLHATREGETSLAEWKHFSPNQLEWYLPPENTKNGTEHRLPITQHAMDLINSLPKRGTYIFSVKGIKPITTRTIERWYQSLSDEVGIKFTSHDIRKLARDSWQDMGIDWVIGEMLLNHERDGLDKRYMHTHSREQMRKALGEWGEVFF; translated from the coding sequence ATGACCAAGGGCACCACCAAGATAACCGACACCACCATCAAAGCCGCCCTGAAAACCGACAAGCGTTACCTCTACGACTCTCGCCGTGTTGAATTTCACATCAACGCGGCGCGGACGGGTGGCACCTTTTACGATGTCGTCTACAAAGGCAAAAAGCGCCAGCGCACCAAGCTTGCCAAATGGCCAGCCGTCACCGCCAAAACCCTGTTTGCCGAACTCCCCGCCATACGTGCCAACGCCTTGGCCGATCGGGAAGCCAGCCTTACCGTGTCCGCCTTTCAAACAGGTGGTGAAGTCTTAATCTGGTACATGCAGCACATCGACGCCGACAAAACCTACTCGGCGGATTACGTCTCCACCTCGTCCAGCTACATAGGCAACCATCTACTGAGCCAGCTCGACAAAGTGCGACTCAACGACATCGACAAGCCCTTACTATACAAGCAGCTCTACATGCCCATGCAAAGCGACTACGCGCTATCCACCATAAAAGGCGTGCTTGGCACCCTGAAAACAGCCTTCACCCGCGCCCATGAACTCGGCCTCATTGCCAGCAACCCCACCAAAAACATCACCCTTAGCAGCTTCACCACCTCCCAGCCCGACAGCCAACCAGGGCGACTCAAACCCCACGATTTACCCGCATTACTCGCCGTCATCCACAAGCAACCAAAGCAACGCCGCGTCTTCTTCATGACTCAACTGCTCCACGCCACCCGCGAGGGTGAAACCAGCCTTGCCGAATGGAAGCACTTTTCGCCCAATCAACTGGAGTGGTATCTACCGCCAGAGAACACCAAAAACGGCACCGAGCACCGCTTGCCCATTACCCAACACGCCATGGACCTAATCAACAGCCTGCCCAAACGAGGCACCTACATATTCAGCGTCAAAGGCATTAAGCCCATCACCACACGCACCATAGAGCGTTGGTATCAAAGCCTCAGCGACGAAGTGGGCATCAAGTTCACCAGCCACGACATACGCAAACTCGCCCGCGACAGCTGGCAAGACATGGGCATCGACTGGGTAATAGGGGAAATGCTACTCAACCACGAACGGGACGGACTGGATAAACGCTACATGCACACCCATTCGAGAGAACAGATGCGCAAAGCGTTGGGGGAGTGGGGGGAGGTCTTTTTTTGA
- a CDS encoding type II toxin-antitoxin system YafO family toxin, which yields MAIVQTASIFRMAPDWELHKNTFESYKLNGEQPDFYGRDASLSHPHVHHIHLAQTQELANHWAKRHPRIDQIYYRTTRMGDPDNDYWLIYAFDDFEEKYLLLTILGPDAHNNAQWRAYLTSLYTQFVEPWINGKLDDVV from the coding sequence TTGGCGATTGTACAGACAGCCTCTATTTTTAGAATGGCTCCTGACTGGGAGCTTCACAAAAATACTTTTGAATCCTACAAGCTTAATGGTGAGCAGCCAGATTTTTATGGTCGTGACGCATCATTAAGCCACCCTCATGTTCACCATATACACCTCGCTCAAACACAAGAGCTAGCCAATCATTGGGCTAAACGACACCCTAGAATTGATCAAATTTATTATCGGACTACCCGAATGGGGGATCCTGATAATGACTATTGGCTGATTTATGCCTTTGATGATTTTGAAGAAAAGTACCTGTTGCTAACTATTCTAGGGCCAGACGCCCACAACAATGCTCAATGGCGCGCTTATCTTACGAGCCTGTACACTCAATTTGTTGAGCCTTGGATTAATGGCAAGCTGGATGATGTTGTTTAG
- a CDS encoding KilA-N domain-containing protein encodes MAHLIISSKDIRTLDGLYSLNDLHKAAGAERKHRPNYFLNNQQTKELIVEIEIAGIPAIKAKQGVGTYVCKELVYAYAMWISPKFNLEVIRAFDQAQQPEPEPVQQSLPAPIQDDEKLKLINDVAKSLGITESIAVVSATDIMAMIQTIRNYQEQLARIQTNPAWVDQTIERVKNATGRHFGEG; translated from the coding sequence ATGGCTCATTTAATTATTTCTTCAAAAGACATTCGCACACTCGACGGATTGTATTCCCTTAATGATCTTCATAAAGCGGCTGGTGCAGAGAGAAAGCATCGTCCAAATTACTTCTTGAATAATCAACAAACGAAAGAGTTGATAGTTGAAATTGAAATAGCCGGAATTCCGGCTATCAAAGCAAAACAGGGTGTTGGAACCTATGTTTGCAAAGAACTGGTTTACGCTTACGCCATGTGGATCAGCCCCAAGTTCAACTTAGAAGTGATCCGCGCCTTCGACCAAGCCCAACAGCCAGAACCCGAACCAGTGCAACAATCCTTACCCGCCCCCATCCAAGACGACGAAAAGCTCAAACTCATTAACGACGTCGCCAAATCCTTAGGCATAACAGAAAGCATCGCCGTCGTATCCGCCACCGACATCATGGCCATGATCCAAACCATCCGAAACTATCAAGAACAACTCGCCAGAATCCAAACCAACCCCGCATGGGTCGACCAAACCATCGAACGCGTGAAAAACGCCACAGGCCGACACTTCGGGGAGGGTTAG
- a CDS encoding PDDEXK-like family protein, producing the protein MSTLQQIQSFLDTLRQLPKPNTPEATIFSIGSRGYYENPTTDILAFFCNNNGEHGLGSLVLEALVDILPEKLQSISCSLSTPPEREVITSSNKRIDLIFESKDWVMIIENKIFHEQNNPFDDYQNHFTKNEEKRFKNKEAIFIVLSPSGATPTDFDKWIGISYPRLIDSIKHRLAEYFFKQPLNKWTVLLREFLLHLESIMSTSSYPEENIDYVIANLSRFREAQQLQDQSLKAFQEQLQIQLSTELGVIINVKADNWDGSPVMRFAYQSWISNSDIALSFGSSEDNENRYRISCYAGNIVNEEDRNHADSILNTNDCDIAPWNELKNTFRCYRTYLEDFDRKEILKNLVEKLKLMDSFEKR; encoded by the coding sequence ATGTCGACACTGCAACAGATACAAAGCTTTTTAGATACATTAAGACAATTACCGAAACCAAATACACCAGAGGCCACTATTTTCAGCATCGGTAGTCGTGGATATTATGAAAACCCAACCACAGATATTTTAGCATTTTTCTGCAATAACAATGGCGAACATGGTTTGGGTTCACTAGTGCTAGAGGCTCTTGTCGATATATTGCCAGAGAAACTTCAATCGATTAGCTGCTCATTATCAACACCGCCAGAAAGAGAAGTAATAACATCGTCTAACAAACGTATAGACTTGATTTTTGAAAGTAAAGACTGGGTAATGATAATCGAAAACAAGATTTTTCATGAACAAAATAACCCGTTTGATGACTATCAAAACCATTTCACTAAAAACGAAGAAAAGCGCTTTAAGAATAAAGAAGCTATTTTCATTGTCCTTTCTCCTTCAGGAGCAACACCAACCGACTTCGATAAATGGATAGGTATTAGTTACCCACGTCTTATCGACTCGATCAAGCACAGACTCGCTGAGTATTTTTTTAAGCAACCACTCAATAAGTGGACAGTTCTGCTACGTGAATTTCTATTACATCTGGAGAGTATAATGAGTACTTCCTCTTACCCTGAAGAAAACATTGACTATGTTATAGCCAACTTATCTCGATTTAGAGAAGCTCAACAATTACAAGATCAATCATTAAAAGCATTTCAAGAGCAACTACAAATTCAATTAAGTACTGAGTTAGGCGTTATAATTAACGTCAAAGCAGACAATTGGGACGGCTCTCCAGTAATGAGGTTTGCTTACCAATCATGGATTTCAAACTCAGATATTGCCCTATCTTTTGGGTCTTCAGAGGATAATGAAAACCGTTACCGTATATCTTGTTATGCCGGTAACATAGTAAATGAAGAAGATCGCAATCATGCAGACAGCATCTTAAATACGAATGATTGTGATATTGCTCCATGGAATGAGCTAAAAAACACTTTTAGATGCTATAGAACGTATCTTGAAGACTTCGATAGAAAAGAAATTCTAAAAAATTTAGTCGAAAAATTAAAGCTCATGGATAGCTTTGAGAAAAGATGA
- the umuC gene encoding translesion error-prone DNA polymerase V subunit UmuC, producing the protein MSSNKTVFALVDCNNFYASCEKLFRPDLKHTPVAVLSNNDGCIVARSKEVKALGIKMGVPMFQVQDEIRKHGIVCFSSNYALYADLSNRVMTILEEEAPRLEVYSIDEAFMDLTGVDHVTDLLAFGKRVKAKVDQWTGITVGVGIAPTKTLAKLANHAAKKYPATGSVVDLMDPDRQKRLLAIVEVSDVWGVGRRTTAKLKARGIHTALDLANADPKSIRSEFSVVLERTIRELNGVSCLDLELVRPTKQQIICSRSFGHKVTDKQELREAIAKYTTRAAEKLRGEKRLCRVVSVFVRTSPFIPNEPQYSKTLSAELPNPTDDTRDLLEVAEVLFRRIYRAGYRYAKGGVMLADFYEHGAFQQDLFRADNTKINSKALMNVVDKINHSGLGNVFFASQGVSPQWSMKREHLSPGYTTRWDELPKVW; encoded by the coding sequence ATGAGCAGCAATAAAACAGTCTTTGCCTTGGTCGATTGCAATAACTTTTACGCCAGTTGCGAGAAGTTGTTCCGGCCAGATTTAAAGCACACGCCTGTTGCGGTGTTGTCGAATAACGATGGCTGTATTGTCGCGCGTTCCAAAGAGGTAAAGGCGCTTGGCATTAAGATGGGCGTGCCGATGTTTCAGGTTCAGGACGAGATAAGAAAGCACGGTATTGTGTGCTTTTCGTCGAATTATGCGCTGTATGCGGATCTGTCGAATCGGGTAATGACCATCTTAGAAGAGGAAGCGCCACGGCTGGAAGTGTATTCCATCGATGAAGCCTTTATGGACTTAACCGGTGTTGATCACGTGACGGATTTGCTAGCGTTTGGCAAACGAGTAAAGGCGAAGGTCGATCAATGGACAGGCATTACGGTAGGCGTTGGCATCGCGCCAACCAAGACGCTGGCGAAGCTGGCCAACCACGCGGCGAAGAAATACCCAGCCACCGGTTCGGTGGTAGATTTGATGGACCCAGACAGACAAAAGCGTTTATTGGCAATTGTTGAAGTAAGTGACGTGTGGGGCGTTGGCCGTCGCACCACGGCAAAGCTAAAGGCGAGGGGAATTCATACCGCATTGGATCTGGCGAATGCTGATCCTAAATCGATTCGAAGTGAGTTTTCTGTGGTGTTGGAGCGAACCATTCGAGAGTTAAATGGCGTGTCGTGTTTGGATCTGGAATTGGTCAGGCCAACAAAGCAGCAAATCATTTGCAGTCGGTCATTTGGTCATAAAGTGACAGACAAGCAAGAATTGCGGGAAGCCATCGCCAAGTACACAACCAGAGCGGCCGAGAAACTACGCGGAGAAAAACGCCTTTGCCGTGTGGTGAGTGTGTTCGTTCGTACCAGTCCGTTCATTCCAAACGAACCGCAGTACTCGAAAACCCTGTCTGCAGAACTGCCCAACCCAACCGACGACACGCGAGACTTATTAGAAGTGGCCGAGGTGTTGTTTCGTCGCATCTATCGTGCCGGTTATCGCTACGCCAAAGGCGGTGTAATGCTCGCCGACTTCTACGAACATGGCGCCTTTCAACAAGATTTATTCAGAGCCGACAACACAAAAATCAACTCAAAAGCCCTAATGAACGTCGTGGACAAAATTAACCACAGCGGCCTCGGCAACGTCTTCTTCGCCTCGCAAGGTGTATCACCACAATGGTCAATGAAACGCGAACACCTATCGCCAGGCTACACGACCAGATGGGATGAACTGCCAAAGGTTTGGTGA
- a CDS encoding phage holin family protein yields the protein MKFLPDELLQTAAFVMVGVLGGAVKYLRDFQQNSKKFSLIHMLIAVFTGGFLGMLTFFLCTSMNMPPAMTGFMSGVAGLMGDEAIKLFINRFKRSLS from the coding sequence ATGAAATTCCTACCGGATGAGCTTTTACAAACAGCGGCATTCGTCATGGTCGGTGTGCTGGGTGGAGCTGTGAAATACCTTCGTGACTTTCAGCAAAATTCTAAAAAATTCTCATTAATTCATATGCTTATCGCGGTTTTTACTGGCGGCTTCTTGGGCATGTTGACGTTCTTTTTGTGTACGTCGATGAACATGCCGCCAGCTATGACGGGCTTTATGTCCGGCGTAGCTGGGCTTATGGGTGATGAAGCAATCAAACTATTTATCAATCGATTTAAGCGGAGCCTGTCATGA